In the genome of Aspergillus luchuensis IFO 4308 DNA, chromosome 2, nearly complete sequence, one region contains:
- a CDS encoding RTA1 domain-containing protein (COG:S;~EggNog:ENOG410PJPK;~InterPro:IPR007568;~PFAM:PF04479;~TransMembrane:7 (n3-11c16/17o40-63i75-96o108-128i149-167o187-209i244-262o282-302i);~go_component: GO:0016021 - integral component of membrane [Evidence IEA]) — MSTTTASISTTTSALASTQTCTNPKPGKNGYLPPEACDDILLYVPSLAAAVLFCVLYGLTLICHGVQAFLYKKRYAWVIIMGATWELIAFIFRALLTRQQNNSNYDTVYTIMFLLAPLWINAFLYMTLGRLIYFFIPDQKLAGITARRYGRLFVWLDIFAFLVQLGGAAITTQTDVPTSTIMLGVHIYMGGIGLQELFILIFTGLIIHLHQKLIHLERAGILSPDGMAGMGIATSRNKPMPWRWLFYVMYTALGMITIRIIFRLCQYAQGTDPSNPVLTHEAYEYVFDAVPMFIALVLLNVVHPGRVLQGPESEFPRVSRAEKKRVKMEKKQAKRERKEAKRLQKETRKGYQSGWWWNMGRERGSETFEILPMQEGVEGRV, encoded by the exons ATGAGCACGACTACAGCTTCAATCTCTACTACCACCAGTGCTTTGGCATCAACCCAAACATGCACCAATCCCAAACCAGGGAAGAATGGCTACCTCCCTCCAGAGGCTTGTGACGATATCCTCCTCTACGTTCCCTCTTTAGCTGCGGCAGTATTATTCTGTGTTCTATACGGCCTAACCCTCATATGTCATGGGGTACAAGCATTCCTGTACAAAAAG CGCTACGCTTGGGTCATCATTATGGGCGCAACCTGGGAACTAATTGCGTTCATATTCCGCGCCCTCCTCACTCGACAACAAAACAACTCCAACTACGACACCGTCTATACGATCATGTTCCTGCTCGCTCCTCTCT GGATCAACGCCTTCCTCTACATGACCCTCGGCCGACTCatctacttcttcatcccggACCAGAAACTCGCCGGCATCACAGCCCGCCGCTACGGCCGACTCTTCGTCTGGCTCGacatcttcgccttcctcgTGCAACTCGGCGGCGCAgccatcaccacccagaCAGATGTACCGACCAGCACAATCATGCTCGGCGTGCATATCTACATGGGTGGTATCGGACTACAGGAACTATTCATATTGATATTTACCGGCTTGatcatccatctccatcaaaaACTCATACACCTTGAGCGGGCAGGGATATTGAGTCCGGACGGTATGGCAGGCATGGGCATTGCCACAAGTAGGAATAAGCCTATGCCATGGCGGTGGCTATTCTACGTGATGTACACTGCGTTGGGGATGATCACT ATCCGAATCATCTTCCGACTCTGCCAATACGCACAAGGCACGGACCCGAGTAATCCCGTACTCACGCACGAAGCATACGAGTATGTCTTCGATGCGGTGCCGATGTTCATTGcgctggtgttgttgaacGTGGTTCATCCGGGGCGGGTGTTGCAGGGGCCGGAATCGGAGTTTCCGAGGGTGAGTCGggcggaaaagaagagggtcaagatggagaagaagcaggcgaagagggagaggaaggaggcgaAGAGGTTGCAGAAGGAGACGAGGAAGGGATACCagagtgggtggtggtggaacatgggaagggagagggggagtgAGACGTTTGAGATTCTTCCTATGCAGGAGGGGGTAGAGGGGAGGGTTTAG
- a CDS encoding uncharacterized protein (SECRETED:SignalP(1-18)) has protein sequence MKFVSLFAFTTAIAMVTAARVPIGDRQFLARLYIPPQEGEDCRAHTGEYCCTWEGCRSCCVWEKCDLSIDAAQGKCVPNW, from the exons ATGAAGTTCGTCAGTCTTTTCGCATTCACAACTGCCATTGCAATGGTCACTGCGGCTCGCGTTCCGATAGGCGACCGCCAATTCCTcgctagattatatattcctCCTCAAG AGGGCGAGGACTGCCGAGCGCACACTGGCGAGTATTGTTGCACATGGGAGGGTTGTCGATCATGCTGCGTGTGGGAGAAATGTGATTTGAGCATCGACGCCGCGCAGGGCAAGTGTGTGCCGAATTGGTGA
- a CDS encoding MARVEL domain-containing protein (COG:S;~EggNog:ENOG410Q2TP;~InterPro:IPR008253;~PFAM:PF01284;~TransMembrane:4 (o12-35i42-64o76-100i120-146o);~go_component: GO:0016020 - membrane [Evidence IEA]): protein MHDYLGHPLGLVGWFARTIQAISSIIVLGITAWAVREDNKTLSVIFSLVIATTSLVVIAVAVGISCLARRAKWHIIPLLVTDAIISYLWLTSFILLALNFNRRTCRVNRWIGEVSCSRSYTAEAFSFIAFFTTLMGLFLETAYIYWAKPDSVPRTEKRLHQERLSENLNAAGLT from the exons ATGCATGATTACCTTGGCCATCCTCTGGGGCTGGTGGGGTGGTTTGCCCGAACGATCCAAGCTATCAGCTCGATCATAGTCCTGGGAATTACAGCGTGGGCCGTGAGAGAGGATAACAAGACACTCAGTGTTATCTTCTCACTTGTCATT GCTACAACGAGTCTGGTTGTCATAGCTGTAGCTGTAGGCATCAGCTGCTTAGCACGTCGTGCCAAGTGGCACATTATCCCACTACTTGTCACCGATGCAATCATATCGTACCT ATGGCTCACCTCGTTCATCCTGCTCGCTTTGAACTTCAACCGGAGGACCTGTCGCGTCAACCGCTGGATTGGAGAAGTGTCTTGCTCCCGAAGCTATACTGCCGAGGCATTTAGTTTCATTGCATT TTTCACTACTCTCATGGGCCTATTCTTGGAGACCGCCTACATCTACTGGGCGAAGCCCGACAGTGTGCCCCGAACAGAAAAGCGGCTACATCAAGAACGCCTTTCCGAAAACCTCAATGCGGCTGGCCTCACCTAA
- a CDS encoding uncharacterized protein (COG:S;~EggNog:ENOG410Q23F) has translation MALSAGNAILSLTEQLSVPPKASLQILGTHNVNKDNNIMDFDIWVDCPKAVGIRSAKFLTENDVEPRCWNYSADRDNSDPEDILGGWRDDRLNHDDADDRSWSLHKSGHFLDEDCTALRIHIERLAQKTAYGGSVEVSLHTPSIQSEAGNNASAEKRNNAHMFVEWTFECPFTPTDQVWSELVMNAMVDHKKGWIEPHAPRPSHGMSPFRRAMRANGTSRVVSREQNANGVTHSVRQFSSWGGDSSA, from the exons ATGGCTCTTTCCGCAGGGAACGCCATCCTTTCTCTGACGGAGCAGTTGAGTGTGCCACCTAAAGCATCCCTGCAAATACTCGGGACACACAATGTCAATAAAGACAACAATATTATGGATTTTGATATCTGGGTCGACTGCCCGAAAGCAGTCGGTATACGATCGGCCAAGTTCCTGACAGAGAATGATGTGGAACCTCGCTGTTGGAACTACTCCGCTGACCGCGATAACAGCGACCCCGAAGATATATTGGGCGGATGGCGTGATGATCGGTTAaaccatgatgatgcagatgatCGAAG CTGGAGTCTTCACAAATCAGGTCATTTTCTAGATGAGGATTGCACTGCTCTCAGAATTCATATCGAGCGCCTGGCACAGAAGACCGCCTACGGCGGTTCTGTCGAGGTGTCGTTGCATACCCCTTCAATACAATCGGAAGCAGGAAATAATGCGTCAGCTGAGAAGAGAAATAATGCACATATGTTTGTGGAATGGACCTTCGAGTGTCCTTTCACCCCTACCGATCAGGTATGGAGTGAGCTGGTCATGAACGCGATGGTGGATCATAAGAAAGGCTGGATCGAGCCACATGCACCAAGGCCTTCGCACGGAATGTCTCCTTTTCGGAGGGCAATGAGAGCCAACGGTACTTCCCGTGTTGTATCGCGGGAGCAGAATGCGAATGGGGTAACGCATTCAGTGAGGCAGTTCTCTTCCTGGGGTGGTGACAGTTCCGCGTGA
- a CDS encoding TPR domain protein (COG:B;~EggNog:ENOG410PGXE;~InterPro:IPR011990,IPR001214,IPR019734,IPR013026;~PFAM:PF00856;~antiSMASH:Cluster_2.8;~go_function: GO:0005515 - protein binding [Evidence IEA]) has translation MECHDASRVPKYMQYLEDQRQILKDAQSRRGQPVELTKSREEIINQFIHRYLAETTTPVDKNAIRTSFVPPAYPPSIAALGELKKIPIKDLTIETHHRGSYILLRAVTPAFRKTGIVTVVEDEEGDVLALQLYNQDRDLITDGRLVDGTIMLIKEPYLKVMGDGDCGLRVDHLSDIRFILEDDSMVPSIWRDESEVDRSANSWKTMGNDFYNDKDFRLAINCYSKALNRSTTAKEELTIRLNRAQAFLKTHQFDAALRDVERILFNDRSAEKALFRKAQALYYLQRFQECCDVYVDLCKAYPDNATAKSEFARAAARLAEQQTGKYPFKEMQDEATKLKPPHLDHATYVGPVEVRPSTHGRGLFTTQAVRAGDLLLCEKAFAYAFHEEGDMTNVSILVYADTDSMKVGTQAELNSLIVRKLHNNPSLIPTFNDLYHGSYMSVGVSEVDGSPVVDTYLAERVMSLNGFGCSVTSRTAHICRINADNGDLDTDNERFDSSGIWRLASYVNHCCYPNTYRAFIGDMMVLRATQDLPANTELKFWYRTPVDDGTAENVYQKYWGFQCDCAICHDVRKTGEAGLAKRRELMAASDSSMNYIANAYKSSFSLQEQTAAINMTEAAIAMIEQTYRRSPLEVPRLGICKTGLFLAEVHATHGRWRKAIGYAIRTLQSLGYVIEGWQIPYKKGRQLRVTRWGLAMDVLVRCWMILCCTYGEVAPELADHAEYYARMTYKICIGEDETFGDTYNRYCGRVDGMVVHSS, from the exons ATGGAATGTCATGACGCCTCACGCGTTCCTAAATACATGCAATACCTGGAGGATCAGAGGCAAATCCTAAAAGATGCCCAATCTCGCAGGGGCCAGCCAGTCGAACTGACAAAGTCCCGCGAGGAGATAATAAACCAGTTTATTCATCGCTACTTGGCGGAGACTACCACACCGGTGGACAAGAATGCAATTCGCACCTCTTTTGTCCCTCCTGCATACCCACCTTCCATTGCGGCTTTGggagaattgaagaagatcccCATCAAGGATCTTACCATCGAGACTCATCATCGTGGCTCCTACATCCTCTTGAGAGCAGTTACCCCTGCGTTTAGGAAGACAGGAATCGTGACCGtggtggaagatgaggaaggagacgTTCTTGCCTTGCAACTGTATAACCAGGATAGGGACCTCATCACCGATGGGCGGCTCGTTGATGGAACAATCATGCTTATAAAAGAGCCATATCTTAAAGTAATGGGCGATGGAGACTGTGGGTTGCGAGTCGACCACCTATCTGATATCAGGTTCATCCTTGAGGATGATTCTATGGTGCCCTCAATCTGGAGAGACGAGTCAGAAGTTGATCGTTCTGCCAACTCTTGGAAAACAATGGGAAATGACTTCTACAACGATAAGGACTTTCGACTTGCTATAAACTG TTATTCCAAAGCTCTAAATCGTTCCACTACTGCAAAAGAAGAACTTACCATAAGGCTCAACCGTGCTCAGGCATTCCTCAAAACCCATCAGTTCGACGCGGCTCTGCGTGATGTTGAACGCATTCTATTCAATGATAGATCTGCTGAGAAAGCACTGTTCCGTAAAGCCCAAGCCCTTTACTATCTTCAGAGATTTCAAGAGTGCTGTGATGTTTACGTAGACCTGTGCAAGGCCTATCCAGACAACGCCACCGCTAAGAGCGAGTTTGCGCGTGCTGCAGCGCGACTGGCAGAGCAGCAGACTGGCAAGTATCCATTCAAAGAAATGCAGGATGAGGCAACAAAACTTAAACCCCCACATTTGGACCACGCAACGTATGTCGGCCCTGTTGAGGTGAGGCCCTCTACCCATGGACGTGGTTTGTTCACAACACAGGCGGTCCGTGCCGGTGACCTACTTCTTTGTGAAAAAGCCTTTGCGTATGCTTTCCATGAAGAGGGTGATATGACCAACGTTTCGATATTGGTGTACGCCGATACAGACAGTATGAAAGTAGGTACCCAAGCCGAACTGAATAGTCTCATCGTACGAAAGCTGCACAACAACCCATCGTTAATTCCGACATTTAATGATCTATACCATGGCTCATATATGTCTGTGGGTGTCTCTGAGGTCGACGGTTCACCCGTCGTTGATAC TTATCTGGCTGAGCGAGTAATGTCACTCAATGGTTTCGGCTGCTCGGTCACCTCACGTACAGCACACATATGCAGGATTAATGCCGACAACGGGGATCTTGATACTGATAATGAACGCTTTGATTCCAGTGGAATCTGGCGTCTCGCATCTTACGTAAATCACTGCTGTTATCCGAATACATACCGTGCATTCATCGGAGATATGATGGTACTCCGCGCTACACAGGATCTTCCCGCAAACACAGAGCTCAAATTCTGGTATCGAACACCCGTGGATGACGGTACTGCAGAGAACGTATACCAGAAATATTGGGGATTCCAGTGTGACTGCGCAATTTGTCATGATGTGCGCAAAACAGGGGAAGCTGGTTTGGCGAAGCGACGAGAACTCATGGCTGCTTCGGACTCGTCCATGAATTACATAGCAAACGCCTACAAATCCTCATTCAGTCTCCAGGAGCAGACTGCTGCAATTAACATGACAGAAGCTGCCATTGCTATGATTGAGCAAACGTATCGGCGATCACCCTTGGAAGTGCCCCGTCTTGGGATCTGTAAAACAGGGTTGTTTTTGGCAGAGGTGCATGCCACCCACGGTCGTTGGCGGAAAGCTATTGGATATGCTATCAGAACGCTGCAATCCCTCGGCTACGTGATCGAAGGCTGGCAAATTCCGTATAAAAAAGGTAGGCAGTTGCGCGTCACACGATGGGGACTGGCAATGGACGTCCTTGTTCGGTGTTGGATGATCCTTTGCTGCACGTATGGCGAGGTGGCACCTGAGCTTGCTGACCACGCTGAATACTACGCTAGGATGACGTACAAAATCTGcattggtgaggatgagacaTTTGGGGATACCTATAATCGGTACTGCGGCCGAGTCGATGGAATGGTCGTGCACAGTAGTTGA